CACCGACGGGACAGCCGATGACGGCGTGCTGGACGAGATCGGCGAGGATGTGAAGGACGGAGCAGAGGACATCGGCGAGGATGTAAAAGACGGCGTGGAAGACATGGAGAGAGACGCTAAAGACCTGGAGAACCGGTAGGGCATAGAATAAGGAACCCAGGCTGTAAAGAGGCTGTGCAAGAATGATGAGGTTCCGTAACGAAGGTTTTAAAACAAGTGGTAAAGACAATCGGTACGGTATATTGCAGAAAAATCTAAAACTTAATTTGGAGGAAACTGCAATGAAATCATTATTTGAACAGATGGGCGGCACTTATACACTGCAAGGCGACTATTACTTGCCGAATGTTACTTTACCTGCCGAAGGAAACAAGACCATAGGGATATGGGGACAGCGGCATTTGCGGTATATCCGGCAGCACAGAAAAGTGTTTTACACCAATCTGCTCACAAGCGGCAGGCTGAACGGCTATCTTGCGGATATTGATCGGCAGGCAACAGAATTGTTTTTTCGGCTGATGGAACAGATGGCAGAGCATGAGGGTATATCCGAAAAACTCAAATCCGAACATCCGATGGAATGGATAGGCAGGATGAACGCACTGCGTGAATCGGCAGCGGAAATCGTGAATGCAAAAGTAATTTTTGCATAAACCGAAGCCGATGGGAAAGCGGTATCATCAAACCTGTAACACTTTGAAACACAAAAACGAGGGGTAAGGTGCAAACACCTTACCCCTTAAAGTTTATTCTGAAAAAACGGTTTAAAATCAAGCTTTTTCATCCTCTATTTTTCGATTTCCAACAGAACAGATATGCTTTCGCATACAAAAGCATATTTTGATGTATTTTCGCAATACAATCCTGAAACGAAGGAAAATAACAAAACCCTTGATATCATGATAGGAAATGCGATCTAAGCATATATTACGAGAAATCGTAAAATTCATTGAGATTTAGCAAGCTTTGTGTTATACTAACCTTATCATAACAATGAGGTGAACCGTATGGCAGTACAATATAACAAGCTGTGGAAGCGGCTGATCGATATGAAAATCAAAAAATCTTCCTTAACGGAAATGGCAGGCGTTTCAGCTTCTACCATTGCAAAGCTCAGCCATGACGAATATGTGAGCCTTGAAATTTTAGAACGGATCTGCCGGGCGCTTCACTGCGAAATCGGCGATGTAGTGGAGCTCAGTAAGGAGGCAGAATCATGAAGCGGCAGAAAATCACATTCTCAGAGCTGCTTTGCGCAATCTGTTTTGCATTATGCTTTTTTGCCTTTATGCTGACGGAGGCGTTTATCAATGAGCGCTGTGCCGTGATTCTCGGAAGCAGTTCCGTAAATCTCGTATATACCTTTGGGCTTGTCTGCACCGGATTGGGTTTTCTTTCGTTTTCCCTGCTGCGCCGCCTCTGTAAAAAAGAAAAATCCAGAAAAACAGCGCAGACCGTTATCGGCATCCTATGCCTTGGGGCGGCCGTGGTTTTGCTTTTTGCAGACCAGCCGGCACTCTTTCTGACAAGCTCCGCCGCAGCCCTGCTGTTGACCGGTCATATCAGTGGGTGTGTGTATTACAATACAGCCATGTATTTTGCCGCAAGCCGATATACGGGACGATTGATCGGAACGGGTATGGGAGCGGCGATCCTGTTACAGTTTGTGGTACAGAATTTGATCCTCCAGTCTGTCATCTTTATCATTAGCATTCTTTTGAGTGTTGCGTTTGTCATGTATTTTATTATGAAAGCACCAAAAGGCTGGATCTTGGAAAATCCTTTGCCCTATTCGTCGGATACCAAAAAAGATTTCAAAAAATCACTGCTTCTGATCATCGCCGTGGTGCTTATGAGCCTTGTGGCGGGAATGATTGACAGTGTGCTGACGGCCTTTAACGCCGAAAAATCTTATGATATTTACAGCGGCGTTCGTCTGTTTTATGCACTGGGGTTGATTCTGGCGGGATTTCTTGCAGATATCCGGGAACGGAAATATCTTCCGCTTTCTGCCGTATGTACGATCCTGCTTTCATCCGTCTGTATGTTCTTTCTCTCGGATGAAATCAGTTATTTTGCCGGTACTGCGCTGATGTACCTGTACAGTGGTTTTTATGTGATCTTTTTTACCGTCATGTTTCTGGATTTTGCACCCAAAAGCAGCAGGCCGGAGCTGTGGGCGGGCATGGGGCGCATTGTACGCAGCTTTACGGTAGCGGCAACCGTCCTGCCGGCGTTAAACATCTATGGCGCAGTCGGCAATACGGCGCTTGCTGTGGGAAGCTGTCTGCTGTCCATCCTGATCCTGCTGGTACTGCTGCCGTATCTGAGTAATGCCGCCGTTTCTCCCAAACCGACAGAGGACCTGCCGTCCGACAGCCCTGCACTCTCTCCGCAGGAACGTATGAAGCTGTATGCACAGCACTGCTCGCTGACTCCACGAGAAACGGAAGTATTGGAGCAGCTGTTGACCACCGAGGACGGCGTACAGGAAATCGCTGACAGCCTGTATATCTCCCGGCGGATGGTGCAGCGGTACATCTCCTCTATTTATGAAAAGACCGAAACAAAGACGAGACTCGGTTTGTTTCAAAGTTATATGAATTTTATAGAGTGAAATTTATTTGGGCAGAACGCTGCTTTTCTTGCGAAAAGCAGCGTTGTTTTTATGTATTTTTTCAAGATGTCACACATGTGAACCCCCGATTTTTCAAGAATGGCGCGTATGTGAACTACAAAATGATGAAATTTGTATGTATCATGATAATGGTTTAGCGTTCAATGCGGAGGGATGAAAAAGGAGGAAACCAAACATGAACACAAAAACAGGAAAAATAGGAATAAGACTGGGGGCGTTGTTGCTCAGCCTGTGCTTATTGGTGGGGCTGATGCCAACGACGGCGTTTGCGGCGGAAACGGATCCGTTTATCTTCGGGTATAAGAGCGGCGGACCGATCATAAGCGTCAGCACAACTAATCAGTCAGACTATACCAAAGTTGCCGATTATGACAATTCATTACTCGGACTGGAAATAATCAACGGCACTATATATGGACTGAGCTGTGATCATAACTTTTATACGTCAAAGCTGGTAATTCTGAATCCCGATTTCACCATTCGGAATACGGTTGGGAGTTGGTTCAACGAAAACTTTGTAATCGTAGATACGGCGGTACAGAACGGTACGCTGTGGGGAACCTATAATGATGAAAATGCTGATTCCTATCTGATTCCTATCAGTTTGACTACCGGACAACCGGAGACTGCCGGGACCAAAAAGATCACCGGCCTGCCCGAGAATGAGATCATCTACACCATCGCCTGTAACGAAAGCGGTCAGATGTACGCCATCGTTGCCGACGGCGGGGAGAACGGCGGCGCCGCAACTCTGTACACCATCGATACGTCGAACGGTACGGCCACAAGGGTGGGCAGCACGGGCGTGACCACCAACTACATCTCCAGCAGCGCCTTTGCGCCGGACGGAACCCTCTACTGGGCGGAGAACAATGCCAGTAAGCTCTATACCGTAAATACCGGTACCGGAAGAGCGACAGCCGTACCCGGCG
This window of the Massilistercora timonensis genome carries:
- a CDS encoding TnpV protein, encoding MKSLFEQMGGTYTLQGDYYLPNVTLPAEGNKTIGIWGQRHLRYIRQHRKVFYTNLLTSGRLNGYLADIDRQATELFFRLMEQMAEHEGISEKLKSEHPMEWIGRMNALRESAAEIVNAKVIFA
- a CDS encoding helix-turn-helix transcriptional regulator: MAVQYNKLWKRLIDMKIKKSSLTEMAGVSASTIAKLSHDEYVSLEILERICRALHCEIGDVVELSKEAES
- a CDS encoding LuxR family transcriptional regulator → MKRQKITFSELLCAICFALCFFAFMLTEAFINERCAVILGSSSVNLVYTFGLVCTGLGFLSFSLLRRLCKKEKSRKTAQTVIGILCLGAAVVLLFADQPALFLTSSAAALLLTGHISGCVYYNTAMYFAASRYTGRLIGTGMGAAILLQFVVQNLILQSVIFIISILLSVAFVMYFIMKAPKGWILENPLPYSSDTKKDFKKSLLLIIAVVLMSLVAGMIDSVLTAFNAEKSYDIYSGVRLFYALGLILAGFLADIRERKYLPLSAVCTILLSSVCMFFLSDEISYFAGTALMYLYSGFYVIFFTVMFLDFAPKSSRPELWAGMGRIVRSFTVAATVLPALNIYGAVGNTALAVGSCLLSILILLVLLPYLSNAAVSPKPTEDLPSDSPALSPQERMKLYAQHCSLTPRETEVLEQLLTTEDGVQEIADSLYISRRMVQRYISSIYEKTETKTRLGLFQSYMNFIE